In Lachnospiraceae bacterium, one DNA window encodes the following:
- a CDS encoding helix-turn-helix transcriptional regulator — translation MITYQPFWETLKNSKESTYSLIHNHSISSATINRLRQNQPVSTSTINDLCIILNCTPGDILAFTPSGPDQMIRNISAKPRSMSRE, via the coding sequence ATGATCACATACCAGCCATTCTGGGAAACATTAAAAAACAGCAAAGAATCCACCTATTCCCTGATCCACAACCATTCTATTTCAAGTGCTACTATCAACCGGCTGAGACAGAACCAGCCAGTCAGCACCAGTACGATCAATGACCTGTGCATTATCCTGAACTGTACCCCAGGCGATATCCTTGCCTTTACACCATCTGGTCCGGATCAGATGATACGCAATATATCTGCCAAGCCCAGATCTATGTCCCGGGAATAA
- a CDS encoding mannitol dehydrogenase family protein, which translates to MRLLDSELNNKEQWKKAEIKLPQFDRQAMKEATKKTPQWVHFGAGNIFRAFPAALQQKLLNEGIEKTGIIVAEGYDYEIIKKAYRPQDDLSLLVTLKANGTIEKTVIGSLAESLTVDRHDADDWGRLKEIFASDTLQMVSFTITEKGYSITSPDGAFRADVKADFEAGPENADSYIGKLAALCYWRYTNGAAPLALVSMDNCSHNGDKLFAAVDAYAKAWTENGKAEKGFLEYIENPAKVSFPWSMIDKITPRPDASVKKMLEDCGFTDTESIVTTKNTYVAPFVNAEEAQYLVIENAFPNGRPALENAGVMFTSRETVEKVERMKVCTCLNPLHTALAVYGCLLGYTKISDEMKDADLVKLVEIIGYKEGLPVVTDPGILSPKKFIDEVLQIRVPNPFMPDTPQRIACDTSQKLSIRFGETIKEYMASPDLDVKSLKFIPMVQAGWCRYLLGVDDELNAFTVSPDPVYEELAGKLAGVKVGESCDVHAVLAPILSNAKIFGVDLYEAGLGKYVESIFAELIAGKGAVRETLKKHLAEA; encoded by the coding sequence ATGCGTTTATTAGACAGTGAACTGAACAACAAGGAGCAGTGGAAGAAGGCCGAGATCAAACTTCCGCAGTTTGACCGTCAGGCTATGAAGGAAGCAACAAAGAAAACCCCACAGTGGGTACATTTTGGGGCAGGAAACATTTTCCGTGCATTTCCGGCAGCTTTACAGCAGAAGCTGTTAAATGAAGGAATTGAAAAGACCGGTATCATCGTAGCAGAAGGCTATGACTATGAGATCATCAAAAAGGCATACCGCCCACAGGATGACCTGAGCCTTTTAGTTACTTTAAAGGCAAATGGAACCATTGAAAAGACTGTGATCGGAAGCCTTGCTGAGTCACTGACTGTAGACCGTCATGACGCAGATGACTGGGGACGTTTAAAAGAGATCTTTGCAAGCGATACTCTTCAGATGGTAAGCTTTACCATTACAGAAAAGGGCTACAGCATCACTTCTCCTGATGGCGCATTCCGCGCTGATGTAAAGGCTGATTTTGAGGCAGGTCCTGAAAATGCAGACAGCTACATTGGCAAGCTGGCAGCATTATGTTACTGGAGATATACCAATGGTGCAGCACCACTGGCACTGGTAAGTATGGATAACTGCTCCCACAACGGAGACAAGCTGTTTGCAGCAGTGGATGCTTATGCAAAGGCATGGACAGAGAACGGAAAGGCAGAAAAGGGCTTCTTAGAGTATATTGAAAATCCTGCAAAGGTTTCTTTCCCATGGAGCATGATCGACAAGATCACCCCACGCCCTGATGCAAGTGTAAAGAAAATGCTGGAAGACTGTGGATTTACTGATACAGAGAGCATTGTTACCACCAAGAATACTTATGTAGCACCTTTTGTAAACGCAGAAGAGGCACAGTATCTTGTAATTGAAAATGCATTTCCAAATGGCCGTCCGGCATTAGAGAATGCAGGCGTTATGTTCACTTCCAGAGAGACAGTAGAGAAGGTAGAGCGCATGAAAGTGTGTACCTGCTTAAATCCTCTGCATACTGCACTGGCTGTATATGGCTGCCTGTTAGGTTACACCAAGATCAGTGATGAAATGAAAGACGCTGACCTGGTAAAGCTTGTTGAGATCATTGGATATAAAGAGGGACTTCCTGTTGTTACAGATCCTGGTATCCTTTCCCCAAAGAAGTTTATTGATGAGGTACTTCAGATCCGTGTACCAAACCCATTTATGCCTGATACCCCACAGAGAATTGCCTGCGATACTTCACAGAAGCTGTCTATCCGCTTTGGTGAGACCATTAAGGAGTACATGGCAAGTCCTGACCTTGACGTAAAGTCCCTGAAATTCATCCCAATGGTTCAGGCAGGCTGGTGCCGTTATCTGTTAGGTGTAGATGATGAACTGAACGCTTTCACTGTAAGCCCGGATCCGGTGTATGAGGAACTGGCTGGCAAGCTGGCAGGTGTAAAGGTAGGAGAGTCCTGTGACGTACACGCAGTATTAGCCCCGATTTTAAGCAATGCAAAGATTTTCGGCGTAGACTTATATGAGGCAGGTCTTGGGAAGTATGTAGAAAGCATCTTCGCAGAACTGATCGCTGGAAAGGGTGCTGTAAGAGAGACTTTAAAGAAGCATCTGGCTGAGGCATGA
- a CDS encoding methionyl aminopeptidase has product MQKVQKIGRNDPCWCGSGHKYKDCHLDFDAKLSEYRRKGSKIPTHAMIKNPEQIAAIRESAKINVAVLDYVAEHIHAGITTEQIDLWVYEQTTHRGGIPAPLNYEGFPKSVCTSVNDQVCHGIPSADVILKDGDIINVDVSTIYNGYFSDSSRMFCIGEVSPEKKRLVEVTKQSIDEGLKHVKPWGHLGDMGQAIHDYATANGYTVVREIGGHGIGLEFHEDPWVSFVSKKGTEMLMVPGMIFTIEPMINMGKADIFVDAENDWTVYTDDGMPSAQWEIQVLITEDGYEILSW; this is encoded by the coding sequence ATGCAGAAAGTGCAGAAAATAGGAAGAAACGATCCCTGCTGGTGCGGCAGCGGTCATAAATATAAAGATTGTCATCTGGATTTTGACGCGAAACTGTCAGAATACCGCCGCAAAGGCTCCAAGATTCCCACTCATGCCATGATCAAGAATCCAGAGCAGATCGCAGCGATCCGCGAAAGCGCAAAGATCAATGTGGCAGTCCTGGATTATGTGGCAGAGCATATCCACGCCGGTATCACAACAGAACAGATCGACCTTTGGGTATATGAACAGACTACTCATAGAGGCGGCATCCCGGCTCCATTAAATTATGAAGGTTTCCCCAAAAGCGTATGCACCTCTGTTAATGATCAGGTGTGCCACGGTATCCCTTCTGCTGATGTTATCTTAAAAGATGGCGATATCATCAATGTAGATGTTTCTACTATTTATAATGGATATTTTTCTGATTCTTCCAGAATGTTCTGTATCGGTGAAGTTTCCCCTGAAAAAAAACGTCTGGTAGAAGTGACAAAACAAAGTATTGATGAAGGCTTAAAACATGTAAAACCATGGGGCCATTTAGGTGATATGGGACAAGCCATCCATGACTACGCCACTGCAAACGGTTATACAGTTGTCCGTGAGATCGGAGGTCACGGCATTGGACTGGAATTTCATGAAGATCCATGGGTAAGCTTCGTTTCCAAAAAGGGAACTGAGATGCTTATGGTCCCAGGTATGATCTTTACCATTGAACCTATGATCAATATGGGAAAAGCAGATATTTTTGTTGATGCGGAAAATGACTGGACCGTTTATACAGATGATGGTATGCCTTCTGCCCAGTGGGAAATCCAGGTTCTGATCACAGAAGACGGATATGAGATTCTGTCCTGGTAA